The following proteins are encoded in a genomic region of Streptomyces lunaelactis:
- the hsdR gene encoding EcoAI/FtnUII family type I restriction enzme subunit R, whose amino-acid sequence MGIDAYKLNEDETCKRFVLPALRVAGWSEKQIRPQYRINDGRLVPTRRRHKRGAALAADYVLEYVPDVPIAVVEAKRYRLSEENGVEQARRYARKLGLSFAYATNGRNIVEIDFSAEKPVIRPVERFPSPDELWARFLRDQGVRGTEAGEELMSAAYDYTLRNTDNTVKRPRYYQRVAITRALAALARDERRILLVLATGTGKTMLALQLVARLSKAPGAFGGRKPRVLYLADRNMLVDDPKDRYFLPVFGEDDVYKIGGGEAKRGRKIYFALYQSLEQGDAQSELFREYPPDYFDIVIVDECHRGSASSNSRWRKVLEHFEPAVQIGLTATPVRDGGKQTDTFEYFGNPVYSYSLRDGIEDGFLSPYRVRRVRLNVDVEGYLPEPGKKDVYGQVIPPDLYGPKEFERVMVILERTETAAHYLIDYLRKNAEDGRLGKTLVFCEDIEHAGRMRTALHNIASEEVNVLPDFVKRITSADLPHVGGSLEEFRKADSSQPVIAVTSRLLSTGVDLPAVRNVVLFRRIVSMPEFKQVIGRGTRLCPEIGKESFDIIDFVEATLLFEDRSFDGPPLRLLEETADEQGALVDVEDITPPAEEPDDYDGDVVAEPQAEYEEQDGGSFGLGGGDGDTVTDEDEIDRIQARGKRYRVSGVDVYKMGERRYQLADDGLTMRLVSIEQWVHNQVLELDLDPAQLRTQWARAKSRAALMEALREADIDVEELPEELGKPDVDPVDLLVSVAWEGLAVVSRDERLTWFRREHEEFMDSFGERAREVLEAMLVKFAEEGSPQLKVDTLKVPPFDSMGRVVDLAGRFGGARQAHEAIDELAARLLTVV is encoded by the coding sequence ATGGGGATTGACGCGTACAAGTTGAATGAGGATGAGACCTGCAAGCGGTTCGTCCTCCCCGCTCTCCGGGTAGCGGGGTGGAGCGAGAAGCAGATTCGTCCGCAGTACCGGATCAACGACGGTCGACTGGTGCCGACCCGCAGGCGCCACAAGAGGGGGGCGGCGCTTGCCGCCGACTACGTGCTGGAGTACGTCCCCGATGTGCCGATCGCCGTAGTGGAGGCCAAGCGGTACCGCCTCAGCGAGGAGAACGGGGTGGAGCAGGCGCGCCGTTACGCGCGCAAGCTGGGACTGTCTTTCGCGTATGCCACCAATGGGCGGAACATCGTGGAGATCGACTTCAGCGCCGAGAAGCCGGTCATCAGGCCCGTCGAGCGGTTCCCCTCCCCCGATGAGTTGTGGGCGCGCTTCCTGCGCGATCAGGGGGTTCGCGGTACCGAGGCGGGCGAGGAGTTGATGTCCGCAGCGTACGACTACACCCTCCGCAACACTGACAACACGGTGAAGCGCCCGCGCTACTACCAGCGGGTCGCCATTACCAGGGCACTTGCCGCCCTCGCCCGCGATGAGCGCCGAATCCTGCTGGTGCTGGCGACCGGGACGGGCAAGACCATGCTCGCCCTTCAGCTGGTCGCCCGGCTCTCCAAGGCGCCGGGGGCGTTCGGCGGACGCAAGCCCCGCGTGCTCTACCTTGCCGACCGCAACATGCTGGTCGACGATCCCAAGGACCGCTACTTCCTGCCGGTCTTCGGAGAGGACGACGTCTACAAGATCGGTGGTGGCGAGGCCAAGCGCGGCCGGAAGATCTACTTCGCGCTCTACCAGTCCCTGGAACAGGGGGACGCCCAGTCGGAGTTGTTCCGGGAGTACCCGCCGGACTACTTCGACATCGTCATCGTGGACGAGTGCCACCGGGGAAGCGCGAGCAGCAACTCGCGGTGGCGCAAGGTCCTGGAGCACTTCGAGCCTGCTGTGCAGATCGGGCTGACCGCGACGCCGGTCAGGGACGGGGGTAAACAGACCGACACGTTCGAGTACTTCGGCAACCCCGTCTACTCGTACTCGCTCAGGGACGGTATCGAGGACGGTTTCCTCTCGCCCTACCGTGTGCGCAGAGTCCGGCTGAACGTGGACGTGGAGGGCTACCTTCCCGAGCCGGGCAAGAAGGACGTCTACGGTCAGGTGATCCCTCCCGATCTCTATGGGCCCAAGGAGTTCGAGCGGGTCATGGTGATCCTGGAGCGGACCGAGACGGCGGCGCACTACCTCATCGACTACCTCCGTAAGAACGCGGAGGACGGGAGGCTGGGCAAGACGCTCGTCTTCTGCGAGGACATTGAGCACGCCGGGCGGATGCGCACCGCGCTGCACAACATCGCCTCCGAGGAGGTCAACGTACTGCCGGACTTCGTCAAGCGCATCACCAGCGCCGACCTACCTCACGTCGGTGGGTCCCTGGAGGAGTTCCGGAAGGCGGACTCCAGTCAGCCTGTCATCGCGGTCACCTCCCGACTGCTGTCGACGGGTGTGGACCTGCCCGCCGTACGGAACGTGGTGCTGTTCCGGCGGATTGTCTCCATGCCCGAGTTCAAGCAGGTCATCGGGCGTGGCACCCGGCTGTGCCCGGAGATCGGCAAAGAGTCCTTCGACATCATCGACTTTGTGGAGGCGACCCTGCTCTTCGAGGACAGGTCATTCGACGGCCCGCCGCTGAGGCTGCTCGAGGAGACGGCCGACGAGCAGGGCGCGCTGGTTGATGTCGAGGACATCACTCCGCCCGCCGAGGAGCCGGATGACTACGACGGAGATGTGGTCGCCGAGCCGCAGGCCGAGTACGAGGAGCAGGACGGCGGCTCGTTCGGCCTGGGCGGGGGCGATGGCGACACGGTGACCGACGAGGACGAGATCGATCGCATCCAGGCGCGCGGCAAGCGGTACCGGGTGAGCGGTGTCGACGTCTACAAGATGGGTGAGCGGCGCTATCAGCTCGCCGACGACGGCCTGACCATGCGGCTGGTGAGTATCGAGCAGTGGGTGCACAACCAGGTGCTCGAACTCGACCTGGATCCCGCGCAGCTGCGTACGCAGTGGGCGCGGGCCAAGAGCCGTGCCGCGCTGATGGAGGCGCTGCGGGAGGCGGACATCGATGTGGAGGAATTGCCTGAGGAGCTGGGCAAGCCCGACGTGGACCCGGTGGACCTGCTGGTCAGCGTTGCCTGGGAGGGACTAGCGGTGGTGAGCCGGGACGAGCGGCTTACGTGGTTCCGCCGGGAGCACGAGGAATTCATGGACTCCTTCGGGGAGCGGGCCCGTGAGGTGCTGGAGGCGATGCTGGTGAAGTTCGCCGAGGAGGGCTCGCCGCAGCTGAAGGTGGACACGCTGAAGGTGCCGCCCTTCGACTCGATGGGCCGTGTGGTGGACCTGGCCGGGCGGTTCGGCGGTGCCCGGCAGGCGCACGAGGCCATCGACGAGCTGGCGGCGCGGCTGCTGACGGTCGTATAA
- a CDS encoding SGNH/GDSL hydrolase family protein — MRKTSRTRRSRSVAGALMAALLLATGALAGCDSSSDSRGNGAPAKRRPAPAPVWDRSPDSIAAVGDSITRGFDACVVLSDCPEVSWATGTDAGVRSLALRLIGAPAVAERAWNYARTGADIRDLPEQMAKAAARKPELVTVMVGANDACRDSTAQMTPVEGFRASFKASMTQLRRTAPKAQVYVSSVPDLKRLWSTGRGNPLGMQIWKLGICASMLGNADDESPKAQQRRSLVHERVVAYNDVLKDVCAKDLRCRYDGGAVFDYRFSGEQLSRWDWFHPSKHGQGRLAEIAYRNVTSAKPPA, encoded by the coding sequence ATGCGGAAGACCAGTCGGACGCGCCGCTCGCGCAGCGTCGCGGGAGCCCTGATGGCAGCGTTACTCCTCGCGACCGGCGCACTGGCCGGATGTGACTCCTCGTCGGACTCCAGAGGCAACGGCGCGCCCGCCAAACGGCGCCCCGCCCCCGCTCCCGTCTGGGACCGCAGCCCCGATTCGATCGCCGCCGTCGGCGACTCCATCACCCGTGGCTTCGACGCCTGCGTGGTGCTTTCGGACTGCCCGGAGGTGTCCTGGGCGACCGGCACGGATGCCGGCGTACGCAGTCTCGCGCTGCGCCTGATCGGCGCGCCGGCGGTGGCGGAGCGCGCCTGGAACTACGCGCGCACCGGGGCCGACATCCGGGACCTGCCCGAGCAGATGGCGAAGGCCGCTGCGAGGAAGCCCGAGTTGGTGACGGTCATGGTCGGCGCCAATGACGCCTGCCGGGACTCGACCGCGCAGATGACACCGGTCGAGGGGTTCCGGGCTTCCTTCAAGGCGTCGATGACACAGCTGCGCCGTACGGCACCCAAGGCCCAGGTGTACGTGTCGAGCGTGCCGGACCTGAAGCGGCTCTGGTCGACCGGGCGCGGCAATCCGCTGGGCATGCAGATCTGGAAGCTGGGAATCTGCGCCTCGATGCTGGGCAACGCGGACGACGAGAGCCCGAAGGCGCAGCAGCGGCGGTCCCTGGTGCACGAGCGGGTCGTGGCGTACAACGACGTGCTCAAGGACGTCTGCGCGAAGGATCTGCGCTGCCGCTACGACGGCGGGGCGGTCTTCGACTACCGGTTCAGCGGTGAGCAGTTGAGCCGCTGGGACTGGTTCCACCCCAGCAAGCACGGGCAGGGGCGGCTCGCGGAGATCGCCTACCGCAATGTGACGTCCGCGAAGCCGCCCGCCTGA
- the fabF gene encoding beta-ketoacyl-ACP synthase II, whose protein sequence is MSSTNRTVVVTGIGATTPLGGDSASTWEGLLAGRSGVKALEGERFADLPVRIAALAAVDPGEVLPRPLARKLDRSAQFALIAAREAWADAGYTAPAGEDEKVRPERLGTVIASGIGGVTTLLDQYDVLKEKGVRRVSPHTVPMLMPNGPSANVGLEVNAQAGVHTPVSACASGAEAIGYAVEMIRTGRADVVVAGGTEAAIHPLPIAAFANMMAMSKHNDEPEKASRPYDKARDGFVLGEGAGVVILESAEHAAERGAKVYCEVLGQGLSADSHHIAQPEPTGRGIATALQNLLDATDLKPSEVVHLNAHATSTPQGDIAEIKALRKVLGDELDHVAVSGTKSMTGHLLGGAGGIETVATVLALYHRTAPPTINVENLDESVDADIVRGEPRELPQGTIAAINNSFGFGGHNVVLAFRTV, encoded by the coding sequence GTGAGCTCGACCAATCGCACCGTGGTCGTCACCGGTATCGGCGCAACCACACCGCTGGGTGGCGACAGCGCATCGACCTGGGAAGGTCTGCTTGCCGGCCGTTCGGGAGTGAAAGCCCTCGAGGGCGAACGTTTCGCCGACCTTCCGGTCCGTATCGCCGCGCTCGCCGCGGTCGACCCGGGCGAGGTACTGCCCCGCCCGCTGGCCCGCAAGCTGGACCGCTCGGCGCAGTTCGCGCTGATCGCGGCCCGCGAGGCATGGGCCGACGCCGGCTACACCGCTCCGGCGGGCGAGGACGAGAAGGTCCGGCCCGAGCGGCTGGGCACGGTCATCGCCTCCGGCATCGGCGGCGTGACGACTCTGCTCGACCAGTACGACGTGCTCAAGGAGAAGGGCGTACGCCGCGTCTCCCCGCACACCGTTCCCATGCTCATGCCGAACGGCCCCTCCGCCAACGTCGGCCTGGAGGTGAACGCCCAGGCGGGCGTGCACACTCCGGTCTCCGCGTGTGCGTCGGGCGCCGAAGCCATCGGCTACGCCGTCGAGATGATCCGCACCGGCCGTGCCGACGTGGTCGTCGCGGGCGGCACCGAGGCGGCGATCCACCCGCTGCCGATCGCGGCGTTCGCCAACATGATGGCGATGTCCAAGCACAACGACGAGCCCGAGAAGGCCTCCCGCCCGTACGACAAGGCGCGTGACGGCTTTGTCCTCGGCGAGGGCGCGGGCGTCGTCATCCTCGAGTCCGCGGAGCACGCGGCCGAGCGTGGCGCGAAGGTCTACTGCGAGGTGCTGGGCCAGGGTCTGTCCGCGGACAGCCACCACATCGCGCAGCCGGAGCCGACGGGCCGCGGCATCGCGACCGCCCTGCAGAACCTGCTGGACGCGACGGACCTCAAGCCGTCGGAGGTCGTCCACCTCAACGCGCACGCGACGTCGACCCCGCAGGGCGACATCGCCGAGATCAAGGCGCTGCGCAAGGTCCTGGGCGACGAGCTGGACCATGTCGCGGTCTCCGGTACGAAGTCGATGACGGGTCACCTGCTGGGTGGCGCGGGCGGCATCGAGACGGTGGCGACGGTGCTCGCGCTGTACCACCGCACGGCTCCGCCGACGATCAATGTCGAGAACCTGGACGAGTCGGTGGACGCGGACATCGTCCGCGGCGAGCCGCGCGAGCTCCCGCAGGGGACGATCGCGGCGATCAACAACTCGTTCGGCTTCGGCGGCCACAACGTGGTTCTGGCGTTCCGCACGGTCTGA
- a CDS encoding DUF3145 domain-containing protein produces the protein MTTRGVLYVHSAPRAMCPHVEWAVAAVLGVRVQLDWIRQPASPGTWRAEFSWKGEVGTASKLASALRGWQMLRFDVTAEPCPTAEGERYSATPELGIFHAVTGMHGDILIPEDRLRAALARSAQGETDLEAEIAKLLGKPWDDELEPFRYAGEGAPVRWLHQVV, from the coding sequence GTGACGACACGTGGCGTTCTGTACGTTCACTCCGCACCGCGCGCGATGTGCCCGCACGTCGAATGGGCGGTCGCGGCTGTTCTTGGTGTGCGGGTCCAGCTCGACTGGATCCGGCAGCCCGCATCGCCCGGCACCTGGAGAGCCGAGTTCTCCTGGAAGGGCGAGGTAGGAACGGCCTCCAAGCTCGCCTCCGCGCTGCGCGGCTGGCAGATGCTGCGCTTCGATGTGACCGCGGAGCCCTGCCCCACGGCGGAGGGCGAGCGCTACAGCGCCACGCCCGAGCTGGGCATCTTCCACGCGGTCACCGGAATGCACGGCGACATCCTCATCCCGGAGGACCGGCTGCGCGCCGCGCTGGCGCGCTCGGCCCAGGGCGAGACGGACCTCGAGGCGGAGATCGCGAAGCTGCTGGGCAAGCCGTGGGACGACGAGTTGGAGCCCTTCCGCTACGCGGGCGAGGGCGCCCCGGTCCGCTGGCTCCACCAAGTCGTCTGA
- a CDS encoding ACP S-malonyltransferase, giving the protein MLVLVAPGQGAQTPGFLTPWLDLPGAADRIAAWSDAIGLDLAHYGTKADADEIRDTAVAQPLLVAAGLLSAAALGDVSPGAVAGHSVGEITAAVLAGVIDDSAALGFVRTRGLAMAEAAAVTETGMSAVLGGDPEQVVAHLEKLGLTAANVNGAGQIVAAGTAEQLAALAEDKPEKARVIALKVAGAFHTHHMAPAVATLQEAAAGLTVADPALPYVSNKDGRTVAGGDEVISRLVGQVANPVRWDLCMESFKEQGVTALIEVCPGGTLTGLAKRALPGVRTLALKTPDDLDAARTLVAEHSS; this is encoded by the coding sequence GTGCTCGTACTCGTCGCTCCCGGCCAAGGCGCTCAGACGCCCGGCTTCCTGACTCCCTGGCTCGACCTCCCCGGCGCCGCCGACCGCATCGCGGCCTGGTCCGACGCCATCGGGCTCGACCTTGCCCACTACGGCACGAAGGCCGACGCGGACGAAATCCGCGACACCGCCGTGGCGCAGCCGCTCCTCGTCGCCGCCGGCCTGCTGTCGGCCGCCGCGCTGGGTGATGTCTCGCCCGGCGCCGTCGCCGGACACAGCGTCGGCGAGATCACGGCCGCCGTTCTCGCGGGTGTCATCGACGACTCCGCCGCGCTCGGTTTCGTACGCACGCGAGGCCTGGCCATGGCCGAGGCCGCCGCGGTCACCGAGACCGGCATGTCGGCCGTACTCGGCGGCGACCCCGAGCAGGTCGTCGCCCACCTCGAGAAGCTCGGTCTGACCGCGGCGAACGTGAACGGCGCCGGTCAGATCGTCGCCGCCGGCACCGCCGAGCAGCTCGCGGCGCTCGCCGAGGACAAGCCGGAGAAGGCACGCGTCATCGCTCTGAAGGTGGCCGGCGCGTTCCACACGCACCACATGGCGCCCGCGGTGGCGACCCTTCAGGAGGCCGCCGCCGGCCTCACGGTCGCCGACCCGGCCCTGCCGTACGTCTCGAACAAGGACGGGCGGACCGTCGCAGGCGGCGACGAGGTCATCTCCCGTCTGGTCGGCCAGGTCGCCAACCCGGTCCGCTGGGACCTGTGCATGGAGAGCTTCAAGGAGCAGGGCGTCACGGCCCTGATCGAGGTCTGCCCCGGCGGCACGCTGACCGGCCTCGCCAAGCGCGCCCTGCCGGGTGTGCGGACGCTCGCGCTCAAGACCCCCGACGACCTCGACGCGGCCCGCACGCTCGTCGCCGAGCACTCTTCCTGA
- a CDS encoding PucR family transcriptional regulator produces MPEPAANAAHPHSATLRRLEQSSGRLAANAIARMDATLPWYRAMPPENRSWIGLVAQAGIAAFTEWFRHPETPQAISTDVFGTAPRELTRAITLRQTVEMVRTTIEVMETAIDEVAAPGDESVLREALLVYAREIAFATAQVYAQAAEARGAWDARLESLVVNAVLSGEADEGAVSRAAALGWNSPEHVCVILGTAPDGDSELTVEAIRRAARHAKLQVLTGVLGDRLVVIAGGSDNPLQVAKALIGPYAAGSVVAGPVVPDLLAATRSAQAAAAGLKAGLAWQDAPRPVLADDLLPERAIASDPAAREQLVEEIYRPLEEAGSALLETLSVYLEQASSLEGAARMLFVHPNTVRYRLRRVTDVTGWSPSDVRSAFTLRIALILGRLADGDTQS; encoded by the coding sequence GTGCCCGAACCTGCAGCGAACGCCGCCCACCCGCATTCCGCGACTCTTCGCCGCCTGGAGCAGTCCTCCGGGCGGCTCGCCGCGAACGCCATCGCACGTATGGACGCGACGCTGCCCTGGTACCGGGCGATGCCCCCGGAGAACCGGTCCTGGATCGGTCTGGTCGCCCAGGCCGGTATCGCCGCGTTCACCGAGTGGTTCCGGCATCCGGAGACCCCCCAGGCGATCTCGACCGATGTCTTCGGTACGGCTCCGCGCGAGCTGACCCGGGCCATCACCCTGCGCCAGACCGTCGAGATGGTGCGCACCACCATCGAGGTCATGGAGACCGCGATCGACGAGGTCGCCGCCCCCGGCGACGAGTCGGTCCTGCGCGAGGCGCTGCTCGTCTACGCCCGGGAGATCGCCTTCGCCACCGCCCAGGTGTACGCGCAGGCCGCCGAGGCCCGCGGCGCCTGGGACGCCCGGCTCGAATCCCTCGTCGTGAACGCCGTGCTCTCCGGTGAGGCCGACGAGGGCGCCGTCTCCCGCGCCGCCGCGCTCGGCTGGAACTCCCCCGAGCATGTCTGCGTCATCCTCGGCACCGCACCCGACGGCGACAGCGAACTCACCGTCGAGGCCATCCGCCGGGCCGCCCGGCACGCCAAGCTCCAGGTCCTCACCGGAGTCCTCGGCGACCGGCTCGTCGTCATCGCGGGCGGCAGCGACAATCCGCTTCAGGTCGCCAAGGCTCTGATCGGCCCCTATGCCGCAGGGTCCGTGGTCGCGGGCCCCGTCGTCCCCGACCTGCTCGCCGCGACCCGGTCCGCGCAGGCCGCCGCCGCCGGGCTCAAGGCGGGCCTCGCCTGGCAGGACGCCCCGCGCCCGGTTCTCGCGGACGACCTGCTGCCGGAGCGCGCGATTGCCTCGGACCCTGCCGCGCGCGAGCAGTTGGTGGAGGAGATCTACAGACCGCTGGAGGAGGCGGGCTCGGCGCTCCTGGAGACTCTGAGTGTCTATCTGGAGCAGGCGAGCAGCCTTGAGGGCGCGGCCCGCATGCTCTTCGTACACCCCAACACCGTGCGCTACCGGCTGCGACGTGTGACCGACGTCACCGGCTGGTCACCCTCCGATGTTCGCTCCGCGTTCACACTGCGGATCGCGCTCATCCTCGGGCGTCTGGCCGACGGAGATACGCAGTCCTAG
- a CDS encoding acyl carrier protein, with translation MAATQEEIVTGLAEIVNEIAGIPVEDVQLDKSFTDDLDVDSLSMVEVVVAAEERFDVKIPDDDVKNLKTVGDAADYIAKHQA, from the coding sequence ATGGCCGCCACTCAGGAAGAGATCGTTACCGGTCTCGCGGAGATCGTCAACGAGATCGCCGGTATCCCGGTCGAGGACGTCCAGCTGGACAAGTCCTTCACCGACGACCTGGACGTCGACTCGCTGTCCATGGTCGAGGTCGTCGTCGCCGCCGAAGAGCGCTTCGACGTCAAGATCCCGGACGACGACGTCAAGAACCTGAAGACCGTCGGCGACGCCGCGGACTACATCGCCAAGCACCAGGCCTGA
- a CDS encoding type IV toxin-antitoxin system AbiEi family antitoxin domain-containing protein, with the protein MLRDRTDSRAALWRTAAGQRGYFTAAQAMDAGYSYQAQRYHAQHGNWLVVDRALYRFREFSDLPGEGDEQLVRWWLWSKGRAVVSHATALAVHDLGTANPSRIHLTVPRGFRQKSDAVILHRAELPESDVEDRMGYRVTTPLRALVECAADDDDQDVLDGAVAEALEQGIVTRRKLLHAAQLMGSRAELGVERALGAVS; encoded by the coding sequence GTGCTCAGAGACCGTACGGACAGCCGCGCAGCCCTCTGGCGGACCGCCGCCGGCCAGCGCGGCTACTTCACCGCTGCGCAGGCGATGGACGCCGGGTACTCCTACCAGGCCCAGCGCTACCACGCCCAGCACGGCAACTGGCTCGTGGTCGACCGCGCCCTCTACCGCTTCCGGGAGTTCTCCGACCTGCCGGGCGAGGGTGACGAACAGCTGGTGCGCTGGTGGCTGTGGAGCAAGGGGCGGGCGGTGGTCTCGCACGCCACCGCCCTCGCGGTCCATGACCTCGGTACGGCCAACCCGTCCCGTATCCACCTCACCGTGCCGCGCGGCTTCCGGCAGAAGTCGGACGCTGTGATCCTGCACCGCGCGGAACTGCCTGAGTCGGACGTGGAGGACCGGATGGGTTACCGGGTGACGACCCCGCTGCGGGCACTCGTGGAGTGCGCGGCCGACGACGACGACCAGGACGTCCTCGACGGGGCCGTGGCCGAGGCGCTGGAGCAGGGCATCGTGACCCGCCGGAAGCTGTTGCATGCAGCACAACTGATGGGCTCGCGCGCGGAGCTGGGCGTGGAACGAGCGCTTGGGGCAGTTTCGTGA
- a CDS encoding pirin family protein, with protein MTDVRRSADRYRGGDPASGIESLHAFSFGRFYDPDNLRFGAVLACNEERLAPGAGFDEHPHSHTEIVTWVVEGELTHRDSQGHATLVRPGDVQRLSSAGGVRHVERNDGDLPLVFVQMWLAPLSPGGDPSYEIVHGIADSTPYALPQAGAMLHVRRLTPGERTAVPDAAAVYIHVVRGEVRLGETELGPGDSVRITDADGLVLAAAGTAEVLLWELG; from the coding sequence GTGACTGACGTACGGCGCTCCGCCGACCGCTATCGCGGCGGCGACCCCGCCTCCGGCATCGAGTCCCTGCACGCCTTCTCCTTCGGGCGCTTCTACGACCCGGACAACCTCCGCTTCGGCGCCGTACTCGCCTGCAACGAGGAACGCCTCGCGCCCGGTGCCGGCTTCGACGAGCATCCGCACAGCCACACCGAGATCGTCACCTGGGTCGTCGAGGGCGAGCTCACACACCGCGACTCGCAGGGCCACGCGACGCTGGTGCGGCCCGGGGACGTCCAGCGGCTCAGCTCGGCCGGCGGCGTACGGCATGTGGAGCGCAACGACGGGGACCTGCCCCTGGTCTTCGTGCAGATGTGGCTCGCGCCGCTGTCACCGGGCGGCGATCCGTCGTACGAGATCGTGCACGGCATCGCGGACTCGACGCCGTACGCCCTCCCGCAGGCGGGCGCGATGCTCCACGTGCGCCGGCTCACCCCGGGCGAGCGCACCGCCGTACCGGACGCGGCCGCCGTGTACATCCATGTGGTGCGGGGCGAAGTCCGTCTGGGAGAAACGGAGTTGGGGCCGGGTGACTCGGTGCGGATCACAGACGCTGACGGCCTGGTGCTGGCTGCGGCGGGGACTGCCGAGGTCCTGCTCTGGGAACTCGGTTAA
- a CDS encoding ketoacyl-ACP synthase III: protein MSKIKPSQGAPYARIMGVGGYRPTRVVPNEVILETIDSSDEWIRSRSGIATRHWASPEETVAMMSIEASGKAIADSGITPQQIGGVIVSTVSHFKQTPAVATEIADKIGANKPAAFDISAGCAGFGYGLTLAKGMVVEGSAEYVLVIGVERLSDLTDLEDRATAFLFGDGAGAVVVGPSDVPKIGPTVWGSEGDKSETIKQTVPWDDYRNGRPEKFPAITQEGQAVFRWAVFEMAKVAQQALDAAGISADDLDVFIPHQANMRIIDSMVKTLKLPAHVTVARDVETTGNTSAASIPLAMERLLATGAAKSGDTALVIGFGAGLVYAATVVTLP, encoded by the coding sequence ATGTCGAAGATCAAGCCCAGCCAGGGCGCCCCGTACGCACGCATCATGGGTGTCGGCGGCTACCGCCCCACCCGAGTCGTGCCCAACGAGGTGATCCTCGAGACGATCGACTCCTCCGACGAGTGGATCCGCTCGCGCTCGGGCATCGCGACCCGCCACTGGGCCTCCCCCGAGGAGACCGTGGCCATGATGTCCATCGAGGCCTCCGGCAAGGCCATCGCCGACTCCGGGATCACCCCGCAGCAGATCGGCGGCGTGATCGTCTCCACCGTCTCGCACTTCAAGCAGACCCCGGCCGTCGCCACCGAGATCGCGGACAAGATCGGCGCCAACAAGCCGGCCGCGTTCGACATCTCGGCAGGCTGCGCGGGCTTCGGCTACGGCCTGACGCTCGCCAAGGGCATGGTGGTGGAAGGTTCCGCCGAGTACGTGCTCGTCATCGGCGTCGAGCGGCTCAGCGACCTGACCGACCTGGAGGACCGCGCGACGGCCTTCCTGTTCGGCGACGGTGCGGGCGCGGTCGTCGTCGGCCCCTCCGACGTGCCGAAGATCGGCCCGACGGTCTGGGGCTCCGAGGGCGACAAGTCCGAGACCATCAAGCAGACCGTGCCGTGGGACGACTACCGCAACGGCAGGCCGGAGAAGTTTCCGGCGATCACGCAGGAAGGCCAGGCGGTCTTCCGCTGGGCCGTGTTCGAGATGGCCAAGGTCGCCCAGCAGGCGCTGGACGCGGCCGGGATCAGCGCGGACGACCTGGACGTCTTCATTCCGCACCAGGCGAATATGCGGATCATCGATTCGATGGTGAAGACTCTGAAGCTGCCGGCGCACGTCACGGTCGCCCGTGACGTGGAGACCACCGGCAACACCTCGGCCGCCTCGATCCCGCTCGCTATGGAGCGGCTTCTGGCGACCGGGGCGGCGAAGAGCGGTGACACCGCGCTCGTCATCGGCTTCGGGGCGGGTCTCGTCTACGCCGCGACGGTCGTTACCCTCCCCTAG